The following coding sequences are from one Patescibacteria group bacterium window:
- a CDS encoding amino acid permease gives MSKNYFHAIATMIGTVIGVGMFSIPFVAYKSGILVFLVMIIVLGFIQYYMHLMYAEIVLSTKKKHRVPGYVAQYLGPRYKKPALVIVLISANLAILSFIIIGGIFLSEIFSPAFGGSAFVYSFIMYIFSIALTYKGIKFIAKLEFAMTILLFVVIGIIFFAGLPHVDITNYTVISWKNILLPYGAVFMAIGGMTAIPTVCSLLSHKKSNIRSAIFWGTVIPMLITILFVLTIVGVSGASASADALAGLQGRLGSGVLIISLIFGLISVITSLVMFVEATKEIYWWDLGISKKHAWELSVGVPFVLFLFGINNLTSVVSLSGAVIGGVVSIIYILLILRVKAKPQQKSVIEIKINHGISFALFVLFVLGFVSVFEYVDLRTIALSSFVFFFYLYSLIRSDKNNTSIYQELLETGKQTSLVFVIIFFIVLSLGVFSVII, from the coding sequence ATGTCAAAGAACTATTTTCATGCAATAGCCACAATGATTGGGACCGTTATCGGTGTTGGTATGTTTTCAATCCCTTTTGTTGCTTATAAGTCAGGTATTCTTGTTTTTTTAGTCATGATTATAGTCCTTGGATTCATTCAGTATTATATGCATTTGATGTATGCCGAAATAGTTCTCTCTACAAAGAAAAAACATAGAGTGCCAGGTTATGTTGCCCAATATTTAGGTCCTCGATATAAAAAACCAGCTTTGGTTATTGTTCTAATATCAGCTAATTTAGCTATTCTTTCATTCATAATAATCGGAGGTATCTTTTTAAGTGAAATTTTTTCTCCAGCCTTTGGAGGTTCCGCATTTGTATATTCGTTTATAATGTATATATTTTCCATTGCTCTCACTTACAAAGGAATAAAGTTTATTGCTAAGTTGGAATTTGCAATGACAATTTTACTTTTTGTGGTTATTGGAATTATATTTTTTGCAGGACTTCCTCATGTGGATATAACGAATTATACAGTTATAAGTTGGAAAAATATTTTACTTCCTTATGGTGCTGTTTTTATGGCAATTGGGGGAATGACCGCTATCCCGACTGTTTGTTCTCTTCTCTCGCATAAAAAAAGCAATATTCGTTCAGCTATTTTTTGGGGGACAGTTATTCCCATGCTGATAACGATCCTATTCGTTCTAACAATTGTTGGTGTTAGTGGGGCAAGTGCTAGTGCAGATGCTTTGGCTGGCCTTCAGGGTAGACTCGGAAGCGGTGTTTTAATAATTTCATTAATTTTTGGACTCATTTCTGTAATTACTTCATTGGTGATGTTTGTTGAAGCAACAAAAGAGATTTATTGGTGGGATTTAGGGATAAGCAAGAAACATGCTTGGGAACTTTCCGTGGGCGTCCCGTTTGTTTTATTTTTATTCGGAATAAATAACCTCACAAGTGTAGTCTCTCTCTCGGGAGCTGTTATTGGAGGAGTGGTTAGTATTATTTATATTTTATTAATTCTAAGAGTTAAGGCAAAACCCCAACAAAAGTCAGTAATCGAAATAAAAATAAATCATGGAATATCTTTTGCTTTGTTTGTGCTTTTCGTCTTAGGATTTGTTAGTGTTTTTGAATACGTTGACTTAAGAACAATCGCTCTAAGTTCCTTCGTCTTTTTCTTTTATCTCTATTCATTGATAAGGTCAGATAAAAATAATACAAGTATTTATCAAGAGCTTCTAGAGACAGGAAAGCAAACAAGTCTAGTTTTTGTAATAATATTTTTTATAGTTTTAAGTTTAGGCGTTTTTTCTGTGATAATATAA